One stretch of Pelmatolapia mariae isolate MD_Pm_ZW linkage group LG3_W, Pm_UMD_F_2, whole genome shotgun sequence DNA includes these proteins:
- the LOC134617593 gene encoding NACHT, LRR and PYD domains-containing protein 12-like, which yields MMMEEEEDRAESAGSSRPSVTSDRSKGHNPNFSDETGPLRGQRSPSGGLSRPSVTSDRSKGHNPNFSDEPGPMRVDQESSELPSGQSDQQHQTNLDSIFMLLEDNIITFVKNELKKIQKVLSPDYPECLESQRNSSSEAFVKITLDFLRRMKQEELADRLQSKHLAEVCQRKLKSALKKKFQCVFEGIAKAGNPTLLNQIYTELYITERGTAEVNDEHEVRQIEASSRKPDKSDTTISQEDIFKPTRGRDEPIRTVLTKGVSGIGKTVLTQKYTLDWAEDKANQDIHFIFPFTFKELNVLKEEKFSLVELVHHFFTETKEAGISSFEDFQVVFIFDGLDECRLPLDFHKTKILTDPIKSTSVDVLLINLIRGKLLPSARLWITTRPAAANQIPPACVSMVTEVRGFTDPQKEEYFRKRFTDKKYSSRIISHIKTSRSVHIMCHIPVFCWITATVLEDVLKTREGGQLPKTLTDMYIHFLVVQAKVKKGKYDGGAETDPHWSPESRKMIESLGKLAFDQLQKGNLIFYESDLTECGIDIRAASVYSGVFTQIFKEVRGLYQDKVYCFIHLSVQEFLAALHVHLTSINSGLNLLEEQQITTKKFKLFRKLCNLKLVYQSAVNKTLQSPNGHLDLFLRFLLGLSLRTNQTLLRGLLTQRGCDSQTNQETVQYIKEKLSENLSAEQSINLLHCLNELNDRSLVGEIQQSLSSGSLSTDELSPAQWSALVFILLSSEKDLHVFDLKKYSASEEALLRLLPVVKASNKALLWDCGLSEIGCDYLAAALKSNPSHLRELDLSLNNLQDSGVKHLCCFLESPGCGLVTLRLKSCGLSEISCDYLRAALKSNPSHLRELNLSDNEKLQDSGVKHLCCFLESPGCELETLRLKSCGLSEISCDYLRAALKSNPSHLRELDLSLNNLQDAGVKHLCCFLESPGCGLETLRLKSCGLSEISCDNLKAALKSNPSHLRELNLSENDNLQDSGVKHLCGFLESPACGLETLRLEGCVLSEISCDYLAAALTSNPSHLRELNLWRNDLQIPGVKQLTDLKESPDCRLETLKWS from the exons atgatgatggaggaagaggaggacagagcagagTCTGCAGGATCCAGCCGTCCGTCTGTGACCAGTGACCGGTCCAAAGGTCACAATCCAAACTTCAGTGATGAAACTGGACCATTGAG aggtcagaggtcccCGTCTGGAGGATTGAGCCGTCCGTCTGTGACCAGTGACCGGTCCAAAGGTCACAATCCAAACTTCAGTGATGAACCTGGGCCAATGAG agtggaccaggaGAGCTCAGAGcttcccagtggtcagtctgaccagcagcatcaaacaaacctggactccatatttatg ctgctggaggacaacatcatcacttttgtgaagaatgagctgaagaagatccagaaggttctgagtccagattacccagaatgcttagagagccagagaaacagcagcagcgaggcatttgtgaagatcacacTGGACTttctgaggagaatgaagcaggaggagttggctgaccgtctgcagagca aACATCTTGCTGAAGTTTGTCAACGTAAACTTAAATCtgcactgaagaagaagttccagtgtgtgtttgaggggatcgctaaagcaggaaacccaacccttctgaatcagatctacacagagctctacatcacagagagagggactgcagaggtcaatgatgaacatgaggtcagacagattgaagcgtcatccaggaaaccagataAATCAGACACAACAATCAGTCAAGAGGACATTTTTAAACCCACAcgtggaagagatgaaccaatcagaacagtgctgacaaagggagtgtctggcattgggaaaacagtcttaacacagaaatacaccctggactgggctgaagacaaagccaaccaggacatccactTCATATTTCCCTTCACTTTCaaagagctgaatgtgctgaaagaggaaaagttcagcttggtggaacttgttcatcacttctttactgaaaccaaagaagcaggaatctccagctttgaagacttccaggttgtgttcatctttgatggtctggatgagtgtcgacttcctctggacttccacaaaactaaaatcctaactgaccctataaagtccacctcagtggatgtgctgctgataaatctcatcagggggaaactgcttccctctgctcgcctctggataaccacacgacctgcagcagccaatcagatccctcctgcaTGTGTtagcatggtgacagaggtcagagggttcactgacccacagaaggaggagtacttcaggaagagattcacaGACAAGAAGTAttccagcaggatcatctcccacatcaagacatcacgaagtgtccacatcatgtgccacatcccagtcttctgctggatcactgctacagttctggaggatgtgctgaaaaccagagagggaggacagctgcccaagaccctgactgacatgtacatccacttcttggtggttcaggccaaagtgaaaaagggcaagtatgatggaggagctgagacagatccacactggagtccagagagcaggaagatgattgagtctctggggaaactggcttttgatcagctgcagaaaggaaacctgatcttctatgaatcagacctgacagagtgtggcatcgatatcagagcagcctctgtgtactcaggagtgttcacacagatctttaaagaggtgagaggactgtaccaggacaaggtgtactgcttcatccatctgagtgttcaggagtttctggctgctcttcatgtccatctgacctccatcaactctggactcaatttgctggaagaacaacaaaTTACTACTAAGAAGTTTAAATTATTTAGAAAACTttgcaatttaaaattggtctaccagagtgctgtgaacaagactttacagagtccaaatggacacctggacttgttcctccgcttcctcctgggtctttcactgcggaccaatcagactcttcttcgaggtctgctgacacagagAGGATGTGACTCACAGACaaatcaggaaacagtccagtacatcaaggagaagctcagtgagaatctgtctgcagagcaaagcatcaatctgctccactgtctgaatgaactgaatgatcgttctctagtgggggagatccaacagtccctgagttcaggaagtctctccacagatgaactgtctcctgctcagtggtcagctctggtcttcatcttactgtcatcagaaaaagatctgcatgtgtttgacctgaagaaatactctgcttcagaggaggctcttctgaggctgctgccagtggtcaaagcctccaacaaagctct ATTGTGggactgtggtttgtcagagatcggctgtgattatctggcagcagcactcaAGTCCAATCCCTCCCacctgagagagctggacctgagcttgaacaacctgcaggattcaggagtgaagcatctgtgttgttttcttgagagtccaggatgtggacttgtaactctgag ATTGAagagctgtggtttgtcagagatcagctgtgattatctgcgagcagcactgaagtccaacccctcccatctgagagagctcaACCTGAGTGACAATgaaaagctgcaggattcaggagtgaagcatctgtgttgttttctggagagtccaggatgtgaacttgaaactctgag attgaagagctgtggtttgtcagagatcagctgtgattatctgcgagcagcactgaagtccaacccctcccacctgagagagctggacctgagcttgaacaacctgcaggatgcaggagtgaagcatctgtgttgttttctggagagtccaggatgtggacttgaaactctgag attgaagagctgtggtttgtcagagatcagctgtgataaTCTGaaagcagcactgaagtccaacccctcccatctgagagagctcaACCTGAGTGAAAAtgacaacctgcaggattcaggagtgaagcatctgtgtggtttcctggagagtccagcatgtggacttgaaactctgag ATTGGAGGGCTGTgttttgtcagagatcagctgtgattatctggcagcagcactgacatccaacccctcccatctgagagagctgaaCCTATGGAGAAATGACCTCCAGATTCCAGGTGTGAAGCAGCTGACTGATCTTAAGGAGAGTCCAGACTGCAGACTGGAGACTCTGAA gtggagcTGA